The Bombus huntii isolate Logan2020A chromosome 1, iyBomHunt1.1, whole genome shotgun sequence genome contains a region encoding:
- the LOC126869885 gene encoding transcription elongation regulator 1 isoform X1 gives METSTEQTPATTETASNNEQEHNEEGMEETEDYSFDGEDYRHFVPRGRGGFRGRGRGGFDFPMRGGPPRFRGRGFGPRGPMFRGANNGFPFEGPPRPNCPPGPAGPRFRGPPPFDPSWGPMGPPNLMGPPNLMGPPGMPPPHMMNGPIGTGPGPYGPPPGMGPPNMNNIPGQQQPPQQQAQQANIPGLDLNGEVWVETKTPDGKSYYYNIRTRETTWTKPEGPNVKVMVQDQLEQLVHGASKQTAPTGTPASTATTPNQINENRVSQSSEQSSTNNADAISQLSTAPPGTGPPPTLGETPDMNAQPADTTQANGTAPTTVTNTPTMNTPAVNTNMMQPPPNMIPMQHRMPNQFGGPIATQFGAAPFGMPPPGFQPFGGYGPPQANWGMPQMPHGVMAPQAPAEDPAILAQLDQELVASAMVWTEHRAPDGRLYYYNSKAGESVWEKPQALKDLENAKLALRQKAEEAATISTNTAVTTSTVTNNNVTTEATKQEKPQESNHETKDSVKETDANKPKKEETAPKEAAKPQDKSRPISSTPVPGTPWCVVWTGDGRVFFYNPSSRISVWERPDDLIGRQDVDKMVSTPPDAVVATKPTRQSDTSESSDDEPVPAKKMKQDDTKTTAPKEEEEKENKKTIDIGKEAAIEAEVRAARERAIVPLETRIKSFRDMLAEKDVSAFSTWEKELHKIVFDPRYLLLTSKERKQVFEKYVKERAEEERREKRNKMKERKEQFQKLLEEAGLHGKSSFSDFAQKHGRDERFKNVEKMRERESLFNEYLLEVRKKEKEEKTAKREQVKKEFIAMLREHKDIDRHSHWSDCKKKLESDWRYRVVESASTREDWFRDYIRMLKEERKKEKEKDKDHRHRDKDHHKSEKKDRDRKDVDKYKDKSSKDRLDKDSSKDKKRRIEATSEENGKEKKEAVSEKESGEIEDNDEKPSKKENDKDNTEDQSDSEEDREKQKRERERRAEASLREREREVQRTLATHLRDRDKERQHHRHTEAVQHFSALLADLVRNGDLAWREAKRQLRKDHRWELAESLDREEKERLFNEHIEQLSRKKRDKFRELLDEVGASTELTASWRDIKKSLKDDPRYLKFSSSDRKCEKEFKEYIKDKLVAAKADFRELLQETKLITDKTYKKVQDNSAHLAEIEEILRKDRRFLVLEAAAAERTRLLMGYLEELARRGPPPPPTASEPSRRPTTN, from the exons ATGGAAACGAGCACCGAGCAAACTCCCGCAACTACGGAAACCGCTTCTAATAATGAGCAGGAACACAATGAAGAGGGCATGGAAGAAACTGAAGATTACAGTTTCGACGGTGAAGATTATAGGCATTTCGTACCACGGGGTCGAGGAGGGTTTAG GGGTCGTGGCAGAGGTGGGTTTGATTTTCCCATGAGAGGTGGACCTCCGAGATTTAGAGGAAGAGGATTTGGACCTAGGGGACCGATGTTTCGTGGAGCAAATAACGGATTTCCATTTGAGGGACCTCCTAGGCCAAATTGTCCACCGGGTCCAGCAGGACCACGTTTCCGAGGGCCTCCGCCGTTCGATCCTAGTTGGGGACCTATGGGGCCACCAAATCTGATGGGACCGCCAAATCTTATGGGACCTCCAGGAATG CCACCACCACACATGATGAATGGCCCAATTGGGACAGGTCCTGGACCTTATGGACCACCTCCTGGAATGGGACCACCCAATATGAATAAC ATTCCAGGTCAACAGCAGCCCCCGCAACAACAGGCGCAACAAGCAAACATTCCAGGCTTAGATCTCAATGGAGAGGTATGGGTAGAAACAAAAACACCAGATGGtaaatcatattattataacaTTCGTACAAGGGAAACTACATGGACAAAACCAGAGGGACCAAATGTTAAGGTCATGGTGCAAGATCAG TTAGAACAACTGGTACATGGAGCATCTAAACAAACAGCCCCAACTGGCACTCCTGCTTCTACGGCTACTACTCCTAatcaaattaatgaaaataggGTGTCTCAAAGTAGCGAACAATCTTCAACAAATAACGCAGATGCTATCAGTCAACTTAGTACTGCTCCACCTGGTACAGGGCCACCTCCTACACTTGGTGAAACACCAGACATGAATGCACAACCAGCTGACACAACGCAAGCAAATG GTACAGCACCTACAACTGTAACTAATACCCCAACTATGAATACCCCAGCAGTAAATACAAATATGATGCAACCTCCTCCTAATATGATACCTATGCAACACAGGATGCCAAATCAATTTGGTGGTCCAATTGCAACACAATTTGGAGCAGCACCTTTTGGCATGCCACCGCCAGGGTTCCAGCCTTTCGGAGGCTATGGTCCACCACAAGCAAATTGGG GTATGCCACAAATGCCACATGGAGTCATGGCTCCACAAGCTCCAGCAGAAGATCCTGCTATATTAGCTCAGTTGGATCAGGAACTAGTAGCATCTGCTATGGTATGGACGGAACATCGTGCTCCGGATGgaagattatattattataatagtaAAGCTGGAGAATCTGTTTGGGAAAAGCCACAAGCTCTAAAGGATCTCGAAA ATGCAAAATTAGCGCTACGGCAAAAAGCAGAAGAAGCAGCTACCATCTCTACGAATACCGCCGTGACTACTTCCACCGTTACTAATAACAATGTAACCACAGAAGCCACAAAACAAGAAAAACCTCAAGAAAGTAATCACGAAACCAAAGATAGTGTAAAAGAAACAGACGCTAATAAACCGAAAAAGGAGGAAACAGCGCCTAAAGAAGCTGCCAAACCTCAAGACAAATCGAGACCAATCTCTAGTACACCAGTACCTGGAACTCCTTG GTGTGTTGTTTGGACGGGCGATGGACGCGTATTCTTTTATAATCCCTCATCGCGTATTTCTGTCTGGGAAAGACCAGATGATCTCATTGGTCGTCAAGATGTCGATAAAATGGTGTCTACTCCGCCAGATGCAGTGGTAGCTACGAAACCGACGCGTCAATCGGATACAAGTGAAAGCAGTGATGATGAACCAGTACCAGCAAAAAAGATGAAACAGGATGATACAAAAA CCACAGCGccaaaagaagaagaggagaaagagaataaaaaaacTATCGATATCGGAAAGGAGGCTGCAATAGAGGCAGAAGTACGAGCTGCTAGAGAAAGGGCGATTGTTCCTTTGGAGACAAGAATTAAATCGTTTAGGGATATGCTTGCAGAGAAAGAT GTATCCGCGTTTAGTACTTGGGAGAAGGAGCTTCACAAAATTGTATTTGACCCCCGATACTTACTTTTAACATCAAAGGAGAGAAAACAAGTTTTCGAGAAGTACGTAAAGGAGAGGGCGGAAGAAGAGAGGCGGGAAAAGAGGAACAAAATGAAGGAACGGAAAGAACAATTTCAAAAGTTACTAGAAGAAGCTGGTCTTCATGGGAA aTCTTCATTTAGTGATTTTGCTCAAAAACATGGGCGTGATGAACGGTTTAAGAATGTAGAAAAGATGCGTGAACGGGAGAGCCTATTCAACGAATATCTGCTGGAAGTgcgaaagaaggaaaaagaggaaaaaacagCAAAACGAGAACag GTGAAAAAGGAATTCATAGCGATGCTACGTGAACACAAAGACATCGACAGACATTCGCATTGGAGCGATTGTAAGAAAAAGTTGGAATCAGATTGGAGGTACAGAGTCGTAGAGTCAGCAAGCACCAGGGAAGATTGGTTTAGGGATTACATTCGTATGCTAAAGGAGgagaggaaaaaggaaaaggagaaagacAAAGACCACCGGCACAGAGATAAAGATCATCACAAGTCCGAGAAGAAAGATAGGGACCGAAAGGATGTTGATAAGTACAAGGATAAATCGTCAAAGGATCGGCTTGATAAGGACAGTTCGAAGGATAAAAAACGTAGGATCGAAGCAACTTCGGAGGAAAACGGCAAGGAAAAAAAGGAGGCAGTGTCAGAGAAGGAAAGCGGAGAAATCGAAGATAACGATGAAAAACCATCAAAAAAGGAGAATGAT AAGGATAACACGGAAGACCAATCTGATTCAGAAGAAGATCGTGAGAAACAGAAACGAGAACGTGAAAGAAGAGCAGAAGCCAGTCTTcgtgagagagaaagagaagttCAGAGGACTCTTGCTACGCATCTTCGTGATAGAGATAAGGAAAGGCAGCACCATCGTCATACAGAGGCAGTACAGCACTTTAGTGCACTTCTTGCAGACTTG GTAAGGAATGGTGACTTAGCATGGCGGGAAGCGAAACGACAATTGAGGAAAGATCATAGATGGGAATTAGCTGAAAGTTTAGATcgcgaggaaaaagaaagactaTTTAATGAACACATAGAACAGCTTAGTCGTAAGAAACGTGATAAGTTCCGCGAGCTGCTTGATGAGGTAGGCGCTTCTACTGAACTTACCGCTTCATGGAgggatattaaaaaatcattaaaagaCGATCCTAGATATCTCAAATTTTCGTCTAGCGATCGG AAATGCGAAAAGGAGTTCAAAGAGTACATTAAAGATAAACTTGTTGCGGCCAAGGCCGATTTTAGGGAACTTCTTCAA GAAACAAAACTTATCACtgataaaacatataaaaaggTGCAAGACAATAGTGCACATTTAGctgaaattgaagaaattttaagaaaagaTCGAAGATTTCTCGTATTGGAAGCGGCCGCTGCTGAACGAACGCGGCTGTTAATGGGATATTTAGAAGAATTGGCACGTAGGGGTCCACCTCCACCGCCTACTGCCTCAGAACCTTCGAGAAGACCAACCACAAA CTAA
- the LOC126869885 gene encoding transcription elongation regulator 1 isoform X2 codes for METSTEQTPATTETASNNEQEHNEEGMEETEDYSFDGEDYRHFVPRGRGGFRGGFDFPMRGGPPRFRGRGFGPRGPMFRGANNGFPFEGPPRPNCPPGPAGPRFRGPPPFDPSWGPMGPPNLMGPPNLMGPPGMPPPHMMNGPIGTGPGPYGPPPGMGPPNMNNIPGQQQPPQQQAQQANIPGLDLNGEVWVETKTPDGKSYYYNIRTRETTWTKPEGPNVKVMVQDQLEQLVHGASKQTAPTGTPASTATTPNQINENRVSQSSEQSSTNNADAISQLSTAPPGTGPPPTLGETPDMNAQPADTTQANGTAPTTVTNTPTMNTPAVNTNMMQPPPNMIPMQHRMPNQFGGPIATQFGAAPFGMPPPGFQPFGGYGPPQANWGMPQMPHGVMAPQAPAEDPAILAQLDQELVASAMVWTEHRAPDGRLYYYNSKAGESVWEKPQALKDLENAKLALRQKAEEAATISTNTAVTTSTVTNNNVTTEATKQEKPQESNHETKDSVKETDANKPKKEETAPKEAAKPQDKSRPISSTPVPGTPWCVVWTGDGRVFFYNPSSRISVWERPDDLIGRQDVDKMVSTPPDAVVATKPTRQSDTSESSDDEPVPAKKMKQDDTKTTAPKEEEEKENKKTIDIGKEAAIEAEVRAARERAIVPLETRIKSFRDMLAEKDVSAFSTWEKELHKIVFDPRYLLLTSKERKQVFEKYVKERAEEERREKRNKMKERKEQFQKLLEEAGLHGKSSFSDFAQKHGRDERFKNVEKMRERESLFNEYLLEVRKKEKEEKTAKREQVKKEFIAMLREHKDIDRHSHWSDCKKKLESDWRYRVVESASTREDWFRDYIRMLKEERKKEKEKDKDHRHRDKDHHKSEKKDRDRKDVDKYKDKSSKDRLDKDSSKDKKRRIEATSEENGKEKKEAVSEKESGEIEDNDEKPSKKENDKDNTEDQSDSEEDREKQKRERERRAEASLREREREVQRTLATHLRDRDKERQHHRHTEAVQHFSALLADLVRNGDLAWREAKRQLRKDHRWELAESLDREEKERLFNEHIEQLSRKKRDKFRELLDEVGASTELTASWRDIKKSLKDDPRYLKFSSSDRKCEKEFKEYIKDKLVAAKADFRELLQETKLITDKTYKKVQDNSAHLAEIEEILRKDRRFLVLEAAAAERTRLLMGYLEELARRGPPPPPTASEPSRRPTTN; via the exons ATGGAAACGAGCACCGAGCAAACTCCCGCAACTACGGAAACCGCTTCTAATAATGAGCAGGAACACAATGAAGAGGGCATGGAAGAAACTGAAGATTACAGTTTCGACGGTGAAGATTATAGGCATTTCGTACCACGGGGTCGAGGAGGGTTTAG AGGTGGGTTTGATTTTCCCATGAGAGGTGGACCTCCGAGATTTAGAGGAAGAGGATTTGGACCTAGGGGACCGATGTTTCGTGGAGCAAATAACGGATTTCCATTTGAGGGACCTCCTAGGCCAAATTGTCCACCGGGTCCAGCAGGACCACGTTTCCGAGGGCCTCCGCCGTTCGATCCTAGTTGGGGACCTATGGGGCCACCAAATCTGATGGGACCGCCAAATCTTATGGGACCTCCAGGAATG CCACCACCACACATGATGAATGGCCCAATTGGGACAGGTCCTGGACCTTATGGACCACCTCCTGGAATGGGACCACCCAATATGAATAAC ATTCCAGGTCAACAGCAGCCCCCGCAACAACAGGCGCAACAAGCAAACATTCCAGGCTTAGATCTCAATGGAGAGGTATGGGTAGAAACAAAAACACCAGATGGtaaatcatattattataacaTTCGTACAAGGGAAACTACATGGACAAAACCAGAGGGACCAAATGTTAAGGTCATGGTGCAAGATCAG TTAGAACAACTGGTACATGGAGCATCTAAACAAACAGCCCCAACTGGCACTCCTGCTTCTACGGCTACTACTCCTAatcaaattaatgaaaataggGTGTCTCAAAGTAGCGAACAATCTTCAACAAATAACGCAGATGCTATCAGTCAACTTAGTACTGCTCCACCTGGTACAGGGCCACCTCCTACACTTGGTGAAACACCAGACATGAATGCACAACCAGCTGACACAACGCAAGCAAATG GTACAGCACCTACAACTGTAACTAATACCCCAACTATGAATACCCCAGCAGTAAATACAAATATGATGCAACCTCCTCCTAATATGATACCTATGCAACACAGGATGCCAAATCAATTTGGTGGTCCAATTGCAACACAATTTGGAGCAGCACCTTTTGGCATGCCACCGCCAGGGTTCCAGCCTTTCGGAGGCTATGGTCCACCACAAGCAAATTGGG GTATGCCACAAATGCCACATGGAGTCATGGCTCCACAAGCTCCAGCAGAAGATCCTGCTATATTAGCTCAGTTGGATCAGGAACTAGTAGCATCTGCTATGGTATGGACGGAACATCGTGCTCCGGATGgaagattatattattataatagtaAAGCTGGAGAATCTGTTTGGGAAAAGCCACAAGCTCTAAAGGATCTCGAAA ATGCAAAATTAGCGCTACGGCAAAAAGCAGAAGAAGCAGCTACCATCTCTACGAATACCGCCGTGACTACTTCCACCGTTACTAATAACAATGTAACCACAGAAGCCACAAAACAAGAAAAACCTCAAGAAAGTAATCACGAAACCAAAGATAGTGTAAAAGAAACAGACGCTAATAAACCGAAAAAGGAGGAAACAGCGCCTAAAGAAGCTGCCAAACCTCAAGACAAATCGAGACCAATCTCTAGTACACCAGTACCTGGAACTCCTTG GTGTGTTGTTTGGACGGGCGATGGACGCGTATTCTTTTATAATCCCTCATCGCGTATTTCTGTCTGGGAAAGACCAGATGATCTCATTGGTCGTCAAGATGTCGATAAAATGGTGTCTACTCCGCCAGATGCAGTGGTAGCTACGAAACCGACGCGTCAATCGGATACAAGTGAAAGCAGTGATGATGAACCAGTACCAGCAAAAAAGATGAAACAGGATGATACAAAAA CCACAGCGccaaaagaagaagaggagaaagagaataaaaaaacTATCGATATCGGAAAGGAGGCTGCAATAGAGGCAGAAGTACGAGCTGCTAGAGAAAGGGCGATTGTTCCTTTGGAGACAAGAATTAAATCGTTTAGGGATATGCTTGCAGAGAAAGAT GTATCCGCGTTTAGTACTTGGGAGAAGGAGCTTCACAAAATTGTATTTGACCCCCGATACTTACTTTTAACATCAAAGGAGAGAAAACAAGTTTTCGAGAAGTACGTAAAGGAGAGGGCGGAAGAAGAGAGGCGGGAAAAGAGGAACAAAATGAAGGAACGGAAAGAACAATTTCAAAAGTTACTAGAAGAAGCTGGTCTTCATGGGAA aTCTTCATTTAGTGATTTTGCTCAAAAACATGGGCGTGATGAACGGTTTAAGAATGTAGAAAAGATGCGTGAACGGGAGAGCCTATTCAACGAATATCTGCTGGAAGTgcgaaagaaggaaaaagaggaaaaaacagCAAAACGAGAACag GTGAAAAAGGAATTCATAGCGATGCTACGTGAACACAAAGACATCGACAGACATTCGCATTGGAGCGATTGTAAGAAAAAGTTGGAATCAGATTGGAGGTACAGAGTCGTAGAGTCAGCAAGCACCAGGGAAGATTGGTTTAGGGATTACATTCGTATGCTAAAGGAGgagaggaaaaaggaaaaggagaaagacAAAGACCACCGGCACAGAGATAAAGATCATCACAAGTCCGAGAAGAAAGATAGGGACCGAAAGGATGTTGATAAGTACAAGGATAAATCGTCAAAGGATCGGCTTGATAAGGACAGTTCGAAGGATAAAAAACGTAGGATCGAAGCAACTTCGGAGGAAAACGGCAAGGAAAAAAAGGAGGCAGTGTCAGAGAAGGAAAGCGGAGAAATCGAAGATAACGATGAAAAACCATCAAAAAAGGAGAATGAT AAGGATAACACGGAAGACCAATCTGATTCAGAAGAAGATCGTGAGAAACAGAAACGAGAACGTGAAAGAAGAGCAGAAGCCAGTCTTcgtgagagagaaagagaagttCAGAGGACTCTTGCTACGCATCTTCGTGATAGAGATAAGGAAAGGCAGCACCATCGTCATACAGAGGCAGTACAGCACTTTAGTGCACTTCTTGCAGACTTG GTAAGGAATGGTGACTTAGCATGGCGGGAAGCGAAACGACAATTGAGGAAAGATCATAGATGGGAATTAGCTGAAAGTTTAGATcgcgaggaaaaagaaagactaTTTAATGAACACATAGAACAGCTTAGTCGTAAGAAACGTGATAAGTTCCGCGAGCTGCTTGATGAGGTAGGCGCTTCTACTGAACTTACCGCTTCATGGAgggatattaaaaaatcattaaaagaCGATCCTAGATATCTCAAATTTTCGTCTAGCGATCGG AAATGCGAAAAGGAGTTCAAAGAGTACATTAAAGATAAACTTGTTGCGGCCAAGGCCGATTTTAGGGAACTTCTTCAA GAAACAAAACTTATCACtgataaaacatataaaaaggTGCAAGACAATAGTGCACATTTAGctgaaattgaagaaattttaagaaaagaTCGAAGATTTCTCGTATTGGAAGCGGCCGCTGCTGAACGAACGCGGCTGTTAATGGGATATTTAGAAGAATTGGCACGTAGGGGTCCACCTCCACCGCCTACTGCCTCAGAACCTTCGAGAAGACCAACCACAAA CTAA